ATTACTTCCCAATAATGGTGACTACCCTCCCCCTGGATGCCCTTGGCCCCTGCTGTGCAGACTCCCTCCTCGCTCAGCTTCATGTTTTTAAAGGCTTTGGTGGCCTGCACTGGTCAAGGTGCAGAGGCATAATGCAGAGTGGGGGCCCAAGGTGGATGGGCATGTAGGGAGATGGATGGATTGTAAGCTTTCCCCACAGTGGCAAACCCAGGTCAACTTCTCAGAGCATCATAACATTTGGCAATCTCCCTCTAACAGCTGGTGAAGACTCACGACCTCTCTCCCAAACACAACCATATCATTGCCAACCACCCCCATGGCATTTTCTCTTATGGTGTCTTCATCAACTTTGCCACTGAGGCCACTGCCTTTGCTCGGATTTTCCCAGTCATTACTCCTTCTTTAGGGATCTTGGAAGGGATCTTCTGGATCCCAATTGTGTGAGAATATGTGATGTCAATGGGTGAGTATAAGAAATCATTCCATTCTCTGACCTACCTCAATACTCTAACCCCAATGAGGCATAAGACTGGAGATGTTTTGGTGCTTTGGGGCTCTTGTCCTATAGTGGGGAGATTGTAGAGGTTTCTCACCTTGGAGAGGATTTCCCTGGGGGAACTTTCTGGGAGAACTGACACTTCATCCCCTCTCCTTGAAGAACATACCTTGTTCCTCCCTATTCCTTTGGAGAGAATGAGGCTTACAATCAAGAGATCTTCCCTGAGGGCACATGGAAAAAGTGCTTCCAAAAAACCTTCCaggacacattttttaaaatcctgggACTAAATTTCTATACCTTCCATAGCCAGAGCCTCACTCAAGGATCCTGAGGCTCCCTGCCTTTCATTCAGCCCACTACCACTGTTGGTGAGCTTTCCAAAATCTCTGGACCACCTTGAGCTTTGCTTTCCCCTCATAGGTGATCCATCAAGTACCAGGgcacctggcacacagctggGATTGCCAATGGGAATTCCAGTGATTGTGGTTGAGGGTAGGGTGAGGAGGAAATAAATAGATAACAGTTGTGGCCATTTACAGTGGGACATTTCAATAGCTGTCATGAGAGCTTCATTATTCACATCCATTCCTCAACACTCTCCTGAGCTTGCTGTCAATCTCTTTAGTGTGAGGGGACCCACAAGATTAGGTGTTTGGAGAATAAAGGATAGGATGAGGCTAGAACAGAGCAAAAGAACAAAAGTAGGGGAGGGGACCCATATACTG
This DNA window, taken from Manis pentadactyla isolate mManPen7 chromosome X, mManPen7.hap1, whole genome shotgun sequence, encodes the following:
- the DGAT2L6 gene encoding LOW QUALITY PROTEIN: diacylglycerol O-acyltransferase 2-like protein 6 (The sequence of the model RefSeq protein was modified relative to this genomic sequence to represent the inferred CDS: deleted 1 base in 1 codon; substituted 6 bases at 6 genomic stop codons), producing the protein MAFFSQLDLQEGLQTLSVLQXIPPYIFLGVISIILIPYFLVFTKFWTLSMLALAWLTYDWSTHIQGGRRSPWVXNWVLWKDFQNYFPIMLVKTHDLSPKHNHIIANHPHGIFSYGVFINFATEATAFARIFPVITPSLGILEGIFWIPIVXEYVMSMGEYKKSFHSLTYLNTLTPMRHKTGDVLIVEVSHLGEDFPGGTFWENXHFIPSPXRTYLVPPYSFGENEAYNQEIFPEGTWKKCFQKTFQDTFFKILGLNFYTFHSQSLTQGSXGSLPFIQPTTTVVGEPLPIPRVKRSNKKSVDKYHTFYISALHKLFD